From Motacilla alba alba isolate MOTALB_02 chromosome 9, Motacilla_alba_V1.0_pri, whole genome shotgun sequence, a single genomic window includes:
- the SAMD7 gene encoding sterile alpha motif domain-containing protein 7, whose product MTPREHMRKMSILGEQGSLEEKHLYRLAGGMAAGELRQRQEMLMRNQLMAVNPQLMGPGQQRMQAIPAQFEPRLVDRDLLPPTEMMASADPRQIHIASHLGPTVPQHPNMPNLLSNRVYPGPGYSFLQPESMEAVARRQELVQKQNIARMEMEMSAIFQQKEMEKAHRKGLLGLEAPFLYHGMPASPIAFRGRHRLPEGHLANDLYVHRTTLDEIHGNTMLMASSPYPPVATLQRERGRRPGRRAGNHKSAEGSANGTKSQADDKATDSASAAVDEEKEDKKEVEVEVPNKHELSKNQTEPAVVAKNCKEFEQGLRKNCATHEIPTETTSCSNTNEKEANSSCAAFDDKYLYPSAIPFSALPYGFPVPNNPLLPSGAHGLILNGEDISSVEDIRKWTVDDVHNFIVSLPGCSDYAQIFKDHAIDGETLPLLTEEHLLDTMGLKLGPALKIRSQVSRRLGNVFYMMNVPLPVPLPPAAGKPAEQPSDMASPLHCNSSGDTLDSPCSQDPETSQAVEQMVSESRENPCDTAGSQADFQMIAFQKS is encoded by the exons ATGACTCCCCGGGAGCACATGAGGAAGATGTCCatcctgggggagcagggatCACTGGAGGAAAAGCACCTGTACCGGCTGGCAGGAGGCATGGCAGCAGGAG AACTGCGGCAGCGGCAGGAGATGCTGATGAGGAACCAGCTGATGGCAGTAAACCCGCAGCTGATGGGGCCGGGCCAGCAGAGGATGCAGGCGATCCCCGCCCAGTTTGAGCCGCGGCTGGTGGACAG agatCTGCTACCTCCAACTGAAATGATGGCCTCAGCTGACCCCAGACAAATCCACATAGCATCCCACCTGGGACCCACagtcccacagcaccccaacaTGCCAAACCTGTTGTCCAACCGTGTCTACCCAGGCCCAG GATACAGCTTTCTGCAACCAGAATCCATGGAAGCTGTGGCCAGAAGACAAGAACTggttcaaaagcaaaatattgccAG AATGGAAATGGAGATGAGTGCTATTtttcagcaaaaggaaatggagaaagcCCACAGGAAAGGACTCCTGGGCCTGGAAGCCCCTTTCCTTTACCACGGGATGCCAGCGAGTCCCATTGCTTTCCGTGGCAGGCACAGACTCCCTGAAGGGCACCTTGCCAACGACCTGTATGTCCATCGTACCACCCTGGATGAGATCCACGGCAACACCATGCTGATGGCAAGCAGCCCGTACCCGCCAGTCGCCACCCTGCAAAGGGAGAGGGGGCGCCGCCCagggaggagagctggaaaTCACAAATCTGCCGAGGGCAGTGCCAACGGCACAAAGAGCCAGGCAGATGACAAAGCCACGGACTCTGCCTCAGCTGCGGTGGATGAGGAGAAAGAAGACAAGAAGGAAGTAGAGGTGGAGGTACCAAACAAACATGAGCTGAGCAAAAACCAGACTGAGCCAGCTGTAGTTGCCAAGAACTGCAAAGAGTTTGAGCAAGGCTTGAGAAAAAACTGTGCTACTCATGAAATTCCTACTGAAACCACCAGCTGCAGCAACACAAATGAGAAAGAAGCCAACAGCTCCTGCGCTGCTTTTGATGACAAGTACCTGTACCCTTCTGCAATCCCATTCTCAGCACTACCATATGGATTTCCAGTGCCCAACAACCCATTGCTACCTTCAG GAGCCCATGGCCTGATCCTGAATGGAGAAGATATTTCTTCTGTTGAAGACATTCGCAAGTGGACAGTTGATGATGTGCACAACTTCATTGTcagcctcccaggctgctcagattATGCCCAG ATATTTAAAGACCATGCTATTGATGGAGAAACCCTTCCACTGCTAACAGAGGAACATCTCCTGGACACAATGGGATTAAAACTCGGACCAGCACTAAAAATCCGCTCTCAG GTGTCCAGACGTCTGGGCAATGTGTTCTACATGATGAATGTCCCTCTGCCCGTgcccctgcctcctgctgcagggaaacCCGCAGAGCAGCCCTCTGACATGGCCTCCCCTCTGCACTGCAACAGCAGCGGTGACACCCTGGacagtccctgctcccaggaccCAGAAACTTCCCAAGCAGTGGAACAGATGGTTtcagaaagcagggaaaatccATGTGACACAGCTGGATCCCAGGCTGACTTCCAGATGATTGCTTTCCAGAAAAGTTGA